From Amia ocellicauda isolate fAmiCal2 chromosome 12, fAmiCal2.hap1, whole genome shotgun sequence, a single genomic window includes:
- the smg9 gene encoding nonsense-mediated mRNA decay factor SMG9 — protein sequence MSESGHSQPGMYGPGRRRRRRRDREPGLPGQNLSGPGREREYVPRERRDGSEETPGPLLQKTPIILAKPPGERSKSSQVSAPNAPPPEKPIVLIKVREEGKPGPPADGAVPPPGPGPGAKLEKEGQRPTQPVYQIQNRGMGSAAPISSVDPVIGQTKLLPPEKMKHSIKLVDDQMSWCDSAMEYLRDQTDMLVVGVIGLQGCGKSSIMSLLSANTPEEDPRSYVFRAQSQEIKERGGNQSSGIDFFITQERVIFLDTQPILSPSILDHLINNDRKLPPEYNLPHTYVEMQSLQIAAFLLTVCHVVIVVQDWFTDLSLCRFLQTAEMLKPSTPSASSHESSGSSCSDEGSEYYPHIVFLQNKARREEFCPRNLKKMHMMIDKLMMHSHLKYKGTLSMLDCNIFPGLGRAYLDTEVNLFLLPVLENEGDDALTRAGSSAAPLFSLLPGYRGHPSFSSLMTKLRSQVLAMSRCQLSHTILTEKNWFHYAARIWDGVKKSTALLEYSRLLS from the exons GATGGGAGTGAGGAGACACCAGGGCCTCTGCTCCAGAAAACACCCATCATTCTGGCCAAGCCCCCAGGGGAGAGG TCCAAGTCCAGCCAGGTCTCAGCCCCCAATGCTCCCCCCCCGGAGAAGCCCATCGTCCTGATCAAAGTGAGGGAGGAGGGCAAGCCGGGGCCCCCTGCTGATGGAGCCGTGCCCCCCCCTGGCCCTGGACCTGGAGCCAAGCTGGAGAAGGAGGGTCAGAGACCCACGCAGCCTGTCTACCAGATCCAGAACCGTGGGATGGGCTCTGCAGCTCCCATCAGCTCAGTGGACC CTGTGATAGGCCAGACGAAGCTCCTCCCCCCCGAGAAGATGAAGCACAGCATCAAGCTGGTGGACGATCAGATGAGCTGGTGTGACAGCGCCATGGAG TATTTGCGGGACCAGACGGACATGCTAGTTGTGGGGGTGATCGGACtgcagggctgcggcaagtccaGCATCATGAGCCTCCTCTCCGCCAACACCCCTGAGGAGGATCCCAG GTCCTACGTGTTCCGGGCTCAGAGCCAGGAGATCAAGGAGAGGGGGGGGAATCAGAGCAGCGGCATCGACTTCTTCATCACACAGGAGAGGGTCATCTTCCTGGACACGCAG CCCATCCTGAGCCCCTCCATTCTGGACCACCTGATCAACAACGACCGTAAGCTGCCCCCTGAGTACAACCTCCCGCACACCTACGTGGAAATGCAG TCTCTGCAGATTGCTGCCTTCCTGCTCACTGTGTGTCATGTGGTGATTGTGGTGCAGGACTGGTTCACAGACCTCAGCCTGTGCAG GTTCCTCCAGACGGCTGAGATGCTGAAGCCGTCCACCCCCTCGGCTAGCAGCCATGAGTCGAGCGGCTCTTCGTGCTCCGACGAGGGCAGTGAGTACTACCCCCACATCG TGTTTTTGCAGAACAAGGCCAGGAGGGAGGAGTTCTGCCCCCGCAACCTGAAGAAGATGCACATGATGATCGACAAGCTGATGATGCACTCCCACCTCAAATACAAGG GCACCCTGTCCATGCTGGACTGTAATATCTTCCCTGGCCTGGGGAGGGCGTACCTGGACACCGAGGTCAATCTGTTTCTTCTCCCAGTGCTGGAGAACGAGGGGGACGATGCACTGACCAGAGCCG GGTCCAGTGCAGCCCCTCTGTTCTCCCTGCTGCCCGGGTACAGGGGCCACCCCAGCTTCTCCTCCCTCATGACCAAGCTGCGCAGCCAGGTCCTCGCCATGTCCCGCTGCCAGCTCTCCCACACCATTCTCACCGAGAAGAACTG GTTCCACTATGCCGCTCGCATCTGGGACGGAGTCAAGAAGTCCACCGCCCTCTTGGAGTACAGCAGGCTGCTGTCCTAG
- the LOC136764085 gene encoding nanos homolog 1-like: MNVEIQSSRISMTGCFDMWRDYLRLGALVSELREKSAVQSGAAQDGRAESDGDGGLEVDSGSACPTSSAAEAGHGIGGCGFCKQNDETAQVYTSHQLKADDGKVLCPILMRYVCPLCGATGPRAHTRRYCPRRPQQRALPDRAPPRRRAAPPHIVGRGE, from the exons ATGAATGTAGAGATTCAG TCTTCGCGCATCAGTATGACCGGCTGCTTCGACATGTGGCGCGACTATCTGCGGCTGGGCGCCCTGGTGTCAGAGCTGCGGGAGAAGAGCGCCGTCCAGAGCGGCGCGGCGCAGGATGGCCGGGCGGAGAGCGACGGCGACGGCGGCTTGGAGGTTGACAGCGGGTCTGCGTGTCCGACCAGCAGCGCCGCCGAGGCGGGACACGGCATCGGCGGCTGCGGTTTCTGCAAGCAAAACGACGAGACGGCCCAGGTGTACACCTCGCACCAGCTGAAGGCGGACGACGGGAAGGTGCTGTGTCCCATCCTGATGCGGTACGTGTGCCCCCTGTGCGGGGCGACGGGGCCCAGGGCGCACACCCGCCGCTACTGTCCGCGCCGGCCCCAGCAGCGCGCCCTGCCGGACAGAGCGCCGCCGCGGAGACGAGCCGCGCCGCCGCACATCGTGGGGAGGGGAGAGTGA